Proteins encoded by one window of Monoglobus pectinilyticus:
- the miaB gene encoding tRNA (N6-isopentenyl adenosine(37)-C2)-methylthiotransferase MiaB translates to MTDKTINKAGSVRRVTEAEMAEQRDYISRIRAILAQRNDKPKAFVETYGCQQNSSDSEKIKGMLSDMGYEITDEIDGADLVLYNTCAVRENAELRVFGNLGALKHKKRRNPDMIIGVCGCMMQQEHIANTIKTKYKHVDMVFGTHALYRFPQILDEALKHTRVFDIENEDGAIFEEISVKRDAPPLAKVPIMYGCNNFCSYCVVPYVRGRERSRSAEDILAECRRVADEGYKEIMLLGQNVNSYGNDLPSGTSFSELLKLVCRTEGIERIRFMTSHPKDLSDDLIEVMASEPKICNQLHLPIQSGSNKVLKEMNRGYTREQYMERLKKVRRAIPDIVLTTDIIVGFPTETNEDFNETLSVLKEVEYDMIFSFIYSKRVGTPAAKMPDVLTDEEKHRNFDEMLKVQNEISKRKNETYAGTVQKVLVEGLSKTNDKTLTGRTEGGKVVNFSCSDNNDLSLSDYVGKIVDVKITSVQTWSLFGETEN, encoded by the coding sequence ATGACTGATAAGACTATTAATAAAGCGGGTTCTGTACGCCGCGTCACTGAGGCAGAGATGGCGGAGCAGAGGGATTACATATCCAGAATACGCGCAATATTAGCACAGAGAAATGATAAACCAAAAGCTTTTGTTGAAACTTATGGTTGTCAGCAGAATTCAAGTGATTCTGAGAAAATCAAAGGTATGCTCTCGGATATGGGATATGAAATCACTGATGAAATTGACGGAGCGGATTTGGTTCTTTATAACACCTGCGCCGTTAGGGAGAATGCTGAACTTAGAGTTTTCGGAAATTTGGGAGCTTTAAAGCATAAAAAACGCAGGAATCCGGATATGATAATAGGAGTATGCGGCTGTATGATGCAGCAGGAGCATATTGCAAATACTATAAAGACAAAATATAAACATGTCGATATGGTTTTTGGAACTCACGCTTTATATCGTTTTCCGCAGATATTAGATGAAGCATTAAAACATACCCGGGTTTTTGATATTGAGAATGAAGACGGAGCAATTTTTGAAGAAATAAGCGTTAAACGTGACGCTCCGCCGCTTGCTAAAGTTCCGATAATGTATGGCTGCAATAATTTTTGCAGTTATTGCGTGGTTCCTTATGTGCGCGGCCGGGAACGCAGCAGAAGCGCAGAGGATATTCTTGCGGAGTGCAGAAGAGTTGCTGATGAGGGTTATAAAGAAATAATGCTGCTTGGTCAAAACGTCAATTCTTATGGTAACGATTTGCCGAGCGGAACTAGTTTCAGTGAGCTGTTAAAGCTGGTATGCCGGACGGAGGGAATTGAAAGAATACGTTTTATGACTAGTCATCCCAAAGATCTTTCGGATGATTTGATAGAGGTTATGGCAAGCGAGCCGAAGATTTGCAATCAGCTGCACCTTCCAATTCAGTCAGGTTCAAACAAGGTGTTAAAAGAAATGAACCGGGGATATACGCGTGAGCAGTATATGGAAAGACTGAAAAAAGTTCGCAGAGCTATTCCGGATATAGTTTTAACGACTGATATTATTGTTGGGTTTCCAACAGAGACAAATGAAGATTTTAATGAAACGCTGAGCGTACTCAAAGAAGTTGAATATGATATGATTTTTTCATTCATATATTCAAAGCGCGTCGGCACTCCGGCTGCAAAAATGCCGGATGTTCTGACAGATGAGGAAAAGCATAGAAATTTTGATGAAATGCTGAAAGTGCAGAATGAAATCTCAAAACGGAAAAATGAGACTTATGCAGGAACCGTTCAGAAAGTTTTGGTTGAGGGATTAAGCAAGACGAATGATAAAACTCTAACAGGCAGGACAGAGGGCGGCAAGGTTGTGAATTTCAGCTGTTCTGATAATAACGATTTAAGTTTATCCGACTATGTGGGTAAAATAGTTGATGTAAAAATAACGTCAGTGCAGACGTGGTCTTTATTCGGCGAAACAGAGAATTAG
- a CDS encoding YlbF family regulator: MNNNDAIFEKARELGELIKASDVRQRSEEASKALLSDETAKGLIDSYNKLREDKMAEFTEKQPTQEEAQEVNNVLQAEFEKMAENDIIKEYLEAARSYEMVLGQMDSILKHFIVGEQENQCGEGGCATCGGCH, translated from the coding sequence ATGAACAATAATGACGCAATATTTGAAAAGGCAAGAGAGTTAGGCGAGCTTATAAAGGCAAGCGACGTTAGACAAAGGTCAGAGGAAGCCAGCAAGGCTTTGCTTTCTGATGAAACTGCAAAAGGGCTTATAGATTCATATAATAAGCTTAGAGAAGATAAAATGGCGGAGTTTACTGAAAAGCAGCCTACACAGGAAGAAGCTCAGGAAGTAAATAACGTACTTCAAGCAGAGTTTGAGAAAATGGCTGAAAATGATATAATAAAAGAATATCTTGAAGCGGCAAGAAGTTACGAAATGGTTTTGGGACAAATGGACAGCATTTTGAAACACTTTATAGTTGGAGAGCAAGAAAACCAATGCGGCGAGGGCGGATGTGCTACCTGCGGAGGCTGCCACTAA
- a CDS encoding ribose-phosphate pyrophosphokinase: protein MMQQNPVEFYNLGKLGIIGMKGCEDIAKKIDMHLKKFNENSMPNIESFLIPTNCPRFGTGEAKAVISHSVRTYDIYIIVDPFNYGVTYNMYGAEHPMSPDDHYQDLKRVISALGGKPKRITVIMPMMYEGRQHRRIARESLDCAMMLQELSNMGVDNFLTFDAHDSRVQNAIPLKSFENVRPTYQMIKACLKYNSDIILDAEDTLIVSPDEGAMGRCMYYSSVLGMDLGMFYKRRDYSKIINGKNPIVAHEFLGKDITDKNVIVVDDMIASGESMIDVARELKARNAKRVIVFSSFGLFTEGVDKFNKAHENGLIDAVFTTNLVYRRPELKDCDWYHEVDMSKFIALIIKQINEDKSISELLTPICRINNILEKYKNLRNQDSQN, encoded by the coding sequence ATGATGCAGCAAAATCCGGTAGAATTTTATAACTTAGGAAAGCTTGGAATAATTGGTATGAAAGGGTGCGAAGACATCGCTAAGAAAATAGATATGCACCTTAAAAAGTTTAATGAGAACAGCATGCCTAATATTGAAAGTTTTCTTATTCCTACAAATTGTCCCAGATTTGGAACGGGCGAGGCGAAAGCAGTTATATCGCATTCGGTTAGAACATATGATATTTATATTATAGTTGACCCGTTTAATTATGGAGTGACTTACAACATGTATGGCGCCGAGCATCCAATGAGCCCTGATGACCATTATCAGGATTTAAAGAGAGTTATATCTGCTCTTGGCGGCAAGCCGAAACGTATCACAGTCATTATGCCTATGATGTATGAGGGCAGACAGCATAGAAGAATTGCCAGAGAGTCTCTTGACTGTGCTATGATGCTTCAGGAGCTTTCAAATATGGGGGTTGATAATTTCCTGACGTTTGACGCACATGATTCGAGAGTACAGAATGCTATACCGCTGAAAAGTTTTGAGAATGTTCGTCCTACTTATCAGATGATAAAAGCCTGCCTCAAGTATAATTCAGACATAATTCTGGACGCGGAGGATACTCTCATAGTATCTCCTGATGAAGGAGCAATGGGCAGATGTATGTATTATTCTTCCGTGCTTGGTATGGATTTGGGTATGTTCTATAAGAGAAGAGACTATTCAAAAATTATAAATGGAAAAAATCCAATAGTCGCACATGAGTTTTTGGGCAAAGACATAACCGATAAGAACGTTATAGTTGTAGATGATATGATTGCTTCAGGCGAGTCTATGATCGATGTTGCCAGAGAACTTAAAGCTAGAAATGCCAAGAGAGTTATAGTATTTTCATCTTTTGGTCTGTTTACCGAGGGTGTTGACAAATTTAACAAGGCTCATGAAAATGGTCTGATTGATGCTGTGTTTACAACAAATCTTGTGTATAGAAGACCCGAGCTTAAAGACTGTGATTGGTATCATGAAGTTGATATGTCTAAATTCATTGCTCTTATTATCAAGCAAATAAATGAGGACAAGTCTATAAGTGAGCTTCTGACTCCTATTTGCAGAATAAATAATATTCTTGAGAAATATAAAAATTTAAGAAATCAAGATTCACAGAATTAA